Part of the Stackebrandtia endophytica genome is shown below.
GGCTTGATCTCCATCTCCTCCACCAGTTTGGACTTCAACGCGACCTCGATGCCCTCGGTCGTCCAGTCCGACAGCGCGCCCAACGCTTCGACGGAGGCGTCGAGCACAGCGCCCGCGTCACCCTTGAGGGTCTTCTTGGCACTGACCTCGTCGAGTTGGAAGTCGTCACCGGCGTAGAGGAACCGCAACATCTCGGCACCCTGCACCAGGGTTCCGGTGCGCTCGGCCACCAGCGGCGTCGCCAGGGACAGAATCCGCAGCTGCTCCTCGGTCGGCTGTTCCGGCAGCAGGTTCAACGACTGCAGCACCGGAGTCAACCGCTTGGCCAACACCTCCGGCGGCAACTGTCGAATGTGGCTGGCGTTGATGGCGTCGAGTTTCTTCTCGTCGAACCTCGCCGGGTTGGAGTTGACATCGGCCAGGTCGAAGGCGTCGATCAACTCCGCGACGCTGAACACGTCACGGTCGGCGGAGATGGACCATCCGAGCGTGGCGACGTAGTTCAGCAACGCCTCGGGCAGGTAACCCCGGTCCCGGTATCCCAACAGGTTCGACCGCGGGTCGCGTTTGGACATCTTCTTGCCGCGTTCGTCCACGATGAGTGGCGGGTGCGCGAACCGAGGCACCCGCTCCGCCAGTCGCAGCTCGATGAGCGCCCAGTACAACGCGATCTGGCGAGGCGTGGACGCCATCAGGTCGTCACCGCGAATCACGTGGGTGATCCGCATGAACGCGTCGTCGACCGGGTTGGTCAGGGTGTACAGCGGCGAGCCGTCGCCACGCGCGATCACGTAGTCCGGAACCGTGCCGGCCGGGTAGGTGATCTCACCACGCACCCCGTCGACGAACGTGATGTCGGTGTCGGGCATCCGGAACCGCAGCACCGGGACTC
Proteins encoded:
- the gltX gene encoding glutamate--tRNA ligase, coding for MTEVRTRFCPSPTGTPHVGLVRTCLFSWAYARHNGGKFVFRIEDTDAARDSEESYRQLVDALSWLGMGWDEGPGIEGPHGPYRQSERGAIYTDVIARLVEGGYVYEAFSTPDEVEARHRAAGRDPKLGYDNFDRDLTEEQKAAYRAEGRVPVLRFRMPDTDITFVDGVRGEITYPAGTVPDYVIARGDGSPLYTLTNPVDDAFMRITHVIRGDDLMASTPRQIALYWALIELRLAERVPRFAHPPLIVDERGKKMSKRDPRSNLLGYRDRGYLPEALLNYVATLGWSISADRDVFSVAELIDAFDLADVNSNPARFDEKKLDAINASHIRQLPPEVLAKRLTPVLQSLNLLPEQPTEEQLRILSLATPLVAERTGTLVQGAEMLRFLYAGDDFQLDEVSAKKTLKGDAGAVLDASVEALGALSDWTTEGIEVALKSKLVEEMEIKPRKAFAPVRVAISGKTVSPPLYESMELLGRDVTLARLRSAREQVASE